Genomic DNA from Oligoflexus sp.:
GGCCTGATTGATCTCGGCATAGGCTGCGAAGAGCCGCGTCGCGAGTTTCTCGTTGACCTCGGGAAACAGATAGGACCGGGTTTTTTCGAAGAATTGCACGGCACCAAAGATGTCCCCGGCTTTGAAGTAATCTTCGATCTTGCGGGACTGAACTTCGCGCACAGGCTCGACCAGCTTCTGCAGAAAAGCCGAATTGGGATAATTCTGCGCGAAGGCCCGCACGCGCTCGACCATTTCCGGCGTGCGTTCGTGCTGGGCATACGAGGCCGTTTCACAGGTCCAGGCCATTTCCTGGGCCGGAGGCGGGATCACATCCGCCTGGCCTTTGAGTTCCTGAAGCAGCTTACGAGCATGAAGGATGTTGTTGCCTTCGTATTCGGGAAGCTCCAGACAGGCGAGGCGAATCCTCGCGAAGTTAGCTGTGACGTGCCCACGAAATTCCTGTCCATGCTGAAAGTAGCTGAGACGGGCCTTTTCATAGTTCTTGGTGGCCAGCCAGGTATCGGCGATCCTGAGGCTGGCCAGGGCCTGCATATTGGTATCAAGATCCTCCACAGCCTGCGGCAAGCCAGCTGCCTGCAGCGCATACTGCATGGTCTTGCGCGCTTCTTCGAAACGGCCCAGCCAGAAAAGGGATTCCCCGCGCAGGATATACTGCGAAGGACGGATCTGATTCAGCTCGCGATCTATTTTGTTGGCCGCTGCGTAGACCTCTTCAGCCAGCTCAAAGTTGTTCAGATCATAATAGATATCACCGATGCGCGCGAAGATCGCAGCGGATGAAGCCGTATCCTCGTCCTGGCGCAGAGTCAGATCCAGTTCCTGCACAGCTTCCAGATAGGAGCGATTGCGGATATGCACCTCGGCCATCATGCGGCGCAGATCACGGCGGTATTCCTTGCGCCCGGTTCTGCGCAGAAAGTCGAGTCCATTCGCCACCGATCCCGAGACTCCGGCCCAGCGCTCATAATTGAAGTAAATAACGGATTGATTGTAGTAAGCCCGCGGGGAAACCCTTTCCAAAAGACCGTCGGGCAGATCCTTCTTGCGATCAAAAGCCCAGGCGAGGAAGGTCGTGGCATTCACAAAATCCTGCCGAACTTCCGGTACATCATACTTTTTGCCATTGGCCTTCCACTTCAGCCAGCCCTGATAGAGGAAGGACTGGGCAATGAAATAATCCGCCCGTCGGTGCGCTTCGTACTTGCGGCCATAGCGTGCGCGGCCGCTGAGCCAGGTCTTGCGGGCCTCATCGACATTGCCTTCCAGAAAGAGGACGCGGCCCCGGTTCATATGCTGATAGGCGCGTCCTTCCCCGGTCGTGGCCGGAAAATCCGCGCGCATGGCTTCGCTGTCAAATTCGGGGTTCATATCCAGATCAAAGCTGACCTTGGGCAGGGTCGAGGGATAACGCCAGAAAACTTCGGAGCTGTTCGACCGGGTTTCCTCTTTTTGCTCAAAGTCACCGACGAACATGAAATTTTTGATGATGCTGTCGGCCGAGCGTTCATAAATCTCGGATTTGGGGTCCTCTTTGGGGACCGGCGCGGGTTTGGGTGCTTTGCGCGCGAATGCGATCCCGCCGGCAAGCCCGAGGCCTGACAGGAGGAGGAGCGCTTTTTTAAGGGAAAGACCCAAATCCCTGCTTCCTTGTTCTGAAGGTTGCAGGACTGGTCGGCAGAAAATGCCGCAGACTCAAGGGGCCGTCGTCGCGGACTGGCGAAATACGGCAGCCTGGTATTCCACTACGGCTTGGGAAATGGCATCGAGAGACTCCTGCACCATCAAAGACTCACCGTTGGTAAAAAAAATGATGGTGTCCGGAACTGACTCGATATATTTGACGGTTTCCAGATTGATAAGGATTTTTTGCTGATCCAGCTTGGTCAGAAGTATCATCGCGGGTCCTTTCGCGGCAGGCTGGCTATGGCGGTCGTCTTGCAGTTATGGTAGTTTCGTCGGTCTTCGACCGTCAAGCTCCCCTATTTGGAGAATCCTTATATGCAATTAGACGTTCTCAATTCCCGCGCCAAAGAAGCAGCTACCAAGTACGATCGCGTGTGGAGGTTTCTTTGACGTCCCTAGCAAGCAATCCCAGCTGCAGGACATCGAAGCTGAAATAGAAGCCCGTCCCGACTTTTGGTCCAACCCCACTGTCTCGGCTCCCATCCTGAAGAAAAAACGCGCTTTGGAATTGGCTGTCAATCGGGCGAAAGTCCTGACGGCAACGCGCGACGATCTGAAGGCCGCTCTCGAATTGGCGGAAGAAGCCGGTGATGAAGAATATCTTCAGGAATCCGTACGCCTTCTCGAACTGCTTGAGAAAGAGCTGCAGGCCCTGGAAATCCAGAGTCTGCTCGGCGGTGAAGTCGATGGCAACGATGCAATTTTGACGATCAACTCGGGCGCCGGTGGGACCGAATCCTGTGACTGGGCGTCCATGCTGTTTCGGATGTACCTGCGCTATGCCGAACGCAAAGGCTGGGAAACCGAGATCCACGACGTTCAGGACGGCGACGAGGCAGGCATCAAGAGTGCGACGATCGAGGTGCGCGGACCTTACGCGTTTGGTCTTCTGAAAGCGGAATCGGGTGTGCATCGTTTGGTACGGATCAGTCCTTACGACTCCAACGCAAGACGCCATACCTCTTTTGCATCGGTCTATGTTTCGCCGATTGTTGATGACAATATTGAGATCACGATCGCGGACTCGGATCTTAAAGTCGATACCTATCGCGCATCCGGTGCCGGTGGTCAGCACGTAAACCGTACGGATTCTGCTGTCCGCATCACGCACATGCCATCAGGTATTGTCGTGGCCTGTCAGACGCAAAGATCGCAGCATCAAAACCGCGATCAGGCCATGAAAATCCTGAAGTCACGCCTCTACGAACGCGAACTGGAAGCCCGCAAAGCCGCGCAAGCCGTGGTTGAAGGCAACAAGAGCGATGTGT
This window encodes:
- a CDS encoding flagellar FlbD family protein is translated as MILLTKLDQQKILINLETVKYIESVPDTIIFFTNGESLMVQESLDAISQAVVEYQAAVFRQSATTAP
- the prfB gene encoding peptide chain release factor 2 translates to MPAPKKQLPSTIACGGFFDVPSKQSQLQDIEAEIEARPDFWSNPTVSAPILKKKRALELAVNRAKVLTATRDDLKAALELAEEAGDEEYLQESVRLLELLEKELQALEIQSLLGGEVDGNDAILTINSGAGGTESCDWASMLFRMYLRYAERKGWETEIHDVQDGDEAGIKSATIEVRGPYAFGLLKAESGVHRLVRISPYDSNARRHTSFASVYVSPIVDDNIEITIADSDLKVDTYRASGAGGQHVNRTDSAVRITHMPSGIVVACQTQRSQHQNRDQAMKILKSRLYERELEARKAAQAVVEGNKSDVSFGSQIRSYVLHPYKLVKDHRTDHESFAPDEVLDGSIDTFINEYLGQQYKTPAGE
- a CDS encoding tetratricopeptide repeat protein, whose amino-acid sequence is MGLSLKKALLLLSGLGLAGGIAFARKAPKPAPVPKEDPKSEIYERSADSIIKNFMFVGDFEQKEETRSNSSEVFWRYPSTLPKVSFDLDMNPEFDSEAMRADFPATTGEGRAYQHMNRGRVLFLEGNVDEARKTWLSGRARYGRKYEAHRRADYFIAQSFLYQGWLKWKANGKKYDVPEVRQDFVNATTFLAWAFDRKKDLPDGLLERVSPRAYYNQSVIYFNYERWAGVSGSVANGLDFLRRTGRKEYRRDLRRMMAEVHIRNRSYLEAVQELDLTLRQDEDTASSAAIFARIGDIYYDLNNFELAEEVYAAANKIDRELNQIRPSQYILRGESLFWLGRFEEARKTMQYALQAAGLPQAVEDLDTNMQALASLRIADTWLATKNYEKARLSYFQHGQEFRGHVTANFARIRLACLELPEYEGNNILHARKLLQELKGQADVIPPPAQEMAWTCETASYAQHERTPEMVERVRAFAQNYPNSAFLQKLVEPVREVQSRKIEDYFKAGDIFGAVQFFEKTRSYLFPEVNEKLATRLFAAYAEINQAGKAKEFLPVFEKSRMNELGLLQLASVLVELVDQTEGKDKDHWVQRNRELALELEKLDMYIPLEDRVRLYLHRIINHKQGFEHYPWILALGLKWVEDDVSIGCDIVYPMLQKIQTHDRLRERMAVQRTATRFIDGSLKDLLRFETNCAYSLMELELDMNKGAISELAQRYLKRDYIPFNAMTASIIWHVAEESNAQGDKESAVALWKLLTTKGGAEIPEVRYAQSRLRVQPTELENLWQN